The following proteins come from a genomic window of Elusimicrobiota bacterium:
- a CDS encoding class I SAM-dependent methyltransferase — protein MNRYAGKTDTLAALFGKPVTVTEDAVRVGEAVYPVIDEVIVLLPPERRPGAGAAGGAAFAPDIQATFGAEWRTYNEIKPEHAGEFQRYFDLVDLGALRGARVADLGCGIGRWAHYLADRCREIVLVDFSEAIFVARRHLGDRPNALFFMGDILALPFAPGSFDFVYSLGVLHHLPAPCLDVVRSLKPLAARHLYFLYYALDNRPAYFRWLLAGVTVLRKGLCRVRGERARWAITKFLLWGLYLPLIGLGRALDLVGLGRRVPLYEFYRDRSRARIEQDVYDRFFTRIEQRVTRADIETLRDTFRAVTISPDLPYWHFLCER, from the coding sequence GTGAACCGCTACGCGGGCAAGACGGATACCCTGGCCGCGCTTTTTGGAAAGCCGGTGACGGTGACCGAGGACGCCGTGCGCGTGGGGGAGGCGGTCTACCCCGTGATCGACGAGGTGATCGTGCTTCTGCCGCCGGAGCGTCGGCCCGGCGCGGGCGCGGCGGGGGGGGCGGCGTTCGCCCCCGACATCCAGGCCACGTTCGGGGCGGAGTGGAGGACGTACAACGAAATAAAACCGGAGCACGCCGGTGAATTTCAAAGATACTTTGACCTCGTGGACCTCGGCGCCCTTCGCGGCGCGCGCGTGGCGGACTTGGGGTGCGGCATCGGCCGGTGGGCCCATTATTTGGCGGACCGATGCCGGGAGATCGTGTTGGTGGATTTCTCGGAAGCCATATTCGTCGCGCGGCGCCACCTGGGCGATCGACCGAACGCGTTGTTTTTTATGGGCGACATTCTGGCCCTGCCTTTTGCGCCGGGAAGCTTTGATTTTGTCTACTCCCTCGGCGTTTTGCACCACTTGCCCGCGCCCTGTTTGGACGTTGTTCGGTCCCTCAAACCCCTGGCCGCCCGGCACCTCTATTTCTTGTACTACGCGCTCGACAACCGTCCCGCGTATTTCCGTTGGCTGTTGGCGGGAGTCACTGTTTTGCGAAAGGGGCTTTGCCGGGTCCGGGGGGAGCGGGCCCGGTGGGCGATTACGAAATTCCTGCTCTGGGGTCTTTACCTCCCACTGATCGGCCTCGGCCGGGCGTTGGACCTCGTGGGTTTGGGGCGGCGGGTTCCTCTCTACGAATTCTACCGCGACCGAAGCCGCGCGCGGATCGAGCAGGATGTCTACGACCGGTTTTTCACCCGCATCGAACAACGGGTGACGCGGGCCGACATTGAAACGCTGCGGGACACTTTCCGCGCCGTGACGATTTCCCCCGACCTTCCCTACTGGCATTTCCTGTGCGAGCGATGA
- a CDS encoding O-antigen ligase family protein, producing MSRQKITTAVLHGAPPVVLLGAAYLPGLWPQPLGHALALVVLIWSLLVLTPRTRWDLPAVPLCGIVLAAWALAGLSWSQNVGGTLQSLLHIGVAVFVFLAARQTGALEPKLLFLYLSLLGAVRTTELLVHGALTAKGVPLPMWGSPNVTFAGLTAALGAVAGLAGARGSVPERRAAWVLPVLTGAVLFQGNTMGPLFALLMGVLVWFIVDRQKKGALWGVPLFAAALLALFAFGPSWVSNNPADSARWERLTIWKDTLRMIAAHPWGGGLGTFETFTREFQGLPGTRVAPHVHNEFLEMVFELGLPGGLLALGLLGIAVFRRGRDAFPPRGLNAEKKSEKAVTFGLLATLISAAAVDFPMRALFPLLTTAFVLALGRETPPRPIDRRVKNVWWVLAVAGTGGFLLSLANWGFHGRGKTVLAAGEPARALVWFERASRAWPWEPHLFYDQADCLVRLDRRAEAAERLAKSLRHSPRDIINRRALAKLTLGLEGAEAAARIYAPILGLAPTHAPHWREMGDLLTWAGRSEDAGRHYARADALTGK from the coding sequence GTGTCTCGTCAGAAAATCACCACCGCCGTCCTCCACGGGGCCCCGCCCGTCGTCCTCCTGGGCGCCGCCTACCTGCCCGGTCTTTGGCCGCAGCCCCTGGGCCACGCGCTGGCCTTGGTCGTGTTGATTTGGTCTCTTTTGGTCTTAACGCCGCGAACCCGCTGGGACCTTCCCGCCGTCCCCTTGTGTGGAATCGTCCTGGCGGCCTGGGCCCTGGCGGGGCTCTCATGGAGCCAAAACGTCGGGGGAACTCTCCAGTCCCTTCTTCACATCGGCGTGGCTGTATTTGTTTTTCTGGCCGCGCGACAAACCGGGGCGTTGGAGCCGAAACTCCTTTTCTTGTACCTATCGCTCTTGGGCGCGGTGCGCACGACGGAACTGCTGGTCCACGGCGCGTTGACGGCGAAAGGAGTGCCCCTGCCGATGTGGGGATCCCCCAACGTCACTTTTGCGGGATTGACGGCCGCGCTCGGCGCGGTGGCCGGCTTGGCGGGGGCCCGGGGCTCCGTGCCGGAACGCCGGGCGGCCTGGGTTCTGCCCGTTCTGACCGGCGCCGTCCTTTTCCAAGGGAACACGATGGGCCCCCTGTTCGCCCTGCTCATGGGCGTTTTGGTTTGGTTCATCGTCGACCGTCAAAAAAAAGGGGCCCTGTGGGGAGTCCCCCTCTTCGCGGCCGCGCTGTTGGCCCTCTTTGCGTTCGGGCCCTCCTGGGTCTCGAACAACCCCGCGGACTCCGCGCGGTGGGAGCGGTTGACCATCTGGAAAGACACCCTGCGTATGATCGCCGCCCACCCCTGGGGCGGCGGGCTGGGAACCTTTGAAACTTTCACGCGGGAATTCCAGGGCCTGCCGGGCACGCGGGTGGCGCCCCACGTCCACAACGAATTTTTGGAGATGGTTTTTGAACTGGGGCTTCCCGGCGGGCTCCTCGCCCTGGGACTTCTGGGGATCGCGGTTTTTCGGCGGGGCCGCGATGCGTTCCCCCCCCGCGGATTGAACGCGGAGAAGAAATCCGAGAAGGCGGTTACGTTCGGTTTGCTCGCCACCCTAATATCGGCGGCGGCCGTGGACTTTCCGATGCGCGCGCTGTTCCCCCTGTTGACGACGGCTTTCGTGCTTGCCCTCGGACGGGAAACACCCCCCCGGCCCATTGATCGAAGAGTCAAGAATGTTTGGTGGGTTTTGGCCGTCGCCGGGACGGGTGGTTTCCTTTTGTCCCTGGCCAATTGGGGTTTTCATGGCCGGGGAAAGACCGTCCTCGCCGCCGGCGAACCCGCGCGCGCCCTTGTTTGGTTCGAGCGGGCAAGCCGGGCCTGGCCCTGGGAACCGCACCTGTTCTACGACCAGGCGGACTGCCTCGTGCGGTTGGACCGTCGGGCCGAGGCGGCGGAACGGCTGGCGAAGTCCCTGCGCCATTCCCCCCGGGACATTATCAACCGACGGGCCCTGGCGAAATTGACCCTGGGCCTCGAGGGCGCCGAAGCGGCCGCAAGAATCTACGCACCGATCCTTGGTCTGGCGCCCACCCACGCTCCCCACTGGCGGGAGATGGGCGACCTCTTAACCTGGGCCGGCCGCTCCGAGGACGCCGGGCGTCACTACGCCCGTGCTGACGCGCTCACCGGAAAATAA
- a CDS encoding glycerate kinase — protein sequence MNVLIAPNAFKGTLSSARAARLLTEEVRRICPTCHCRILPLADGGDGTLDALAGRPGFVRRWNPVKGPRGERIRAPWLWDAAGRRAVVEMAAASGLALVPPMGRDPEHTTGFGTGELIDAARRAGAREIWVGLGGTATVDGGAGMLQAMGLGLFRGGDKLISPATGGDLERLTRLDATGFQKLWRGVRFVLLTDVRHRLTGRHGAAPVFGPQKGATKTQVARLARGLSRWAILLRRAGGRDPRSLDGGGAAGGAAAGLWSLARARVVPGARWLARRAGLGNSVKWADRVISGEGRVDRTTFEGKAVGELLRMVRRENGRALVVTGGVDPAARQRVKRSGARVLTLGRVPRTPGEAERVLARTVRAAFREEEDLFL from the coding sequence GTGAATGTCTTGATCGCTCCCAACGCTTTTAAAGGCACCCTTTCCTCCGCGCGGGCGGCGCGTCTCTTGACGGAGGAAGTGCGCCGGATTTGCCCGACGTGTCATTGCCGAATTCTCCCTCTCGCGGACGGCGGCGACGGCACCTTGGACGCGTTGGCCGGGCGCCCGGGCTTTGTTCGACGGTGGAATCCCGTGAAAGGGCCGCGAGGGGAACGGATCCGCGCCCCCTGGTTGTGGGACGCCGCCGGCCGCCGGGCGGTGGTGGAAATGGCCGCGGCCTCGGGTCTGGCTCTTGTCCCGCCGATGGGCCGCGATCCCGAACATACCACCGGTTTTGGCACGGGGGAGCTGATCGACGCGGCCCGCCGCGCGGGTGCCCGTGAAATCTGGGTCGGCCTGGGCGGCACCGCGACGGTCGATGGCGGCGCGGGAATGCTGCAGGCCATGGGTTTGGGGCTTTTCCGCGGCGGCGACAAACTGATTTCCCCCGCGACGGGCGGCGATCTGGAACGACTGACCCGCTTGGACGCGACGGGTTTTCAAAAACTTTGGCGCGGTGTGCGCTTTGTCCTTTTAACAGATGTCCGCCACCGGCTGACGGGGCGGCACGGGGCGGCCCCGGTGTTCGGCCCTCAAAAAGGCGCCACGAAAACCCAGGTGGCGCGATTGGCGCGGGGGCTTTCACGGTGGGCGATCCTCCTGCGCCGCGCGGGCGGCCGCGACCCGCGTTCCCTCGATGGGGGCGGCGCGGCGGGCGGCGCGGCGGCGGGTTTGTGGTCGCTGGCGCGGGCGCGCGTTGTTCCCGGTGCGCGCTGGTTGGCGCGCCGCGCGGGTCTGGGAAACTCCGTGAAATGGGCGGACCGGGTGATCTCGGGGGAAGGGCGCGTCGATCGGACGACCTTTGAGGGGAAAGCCGTGGGCGAATTGCTGAGGATGGTGCGTCGTGAAAACGGGCGCGCCTTGGTCGTCACCGGCGGGGTGGATCCGGCCGCGCGGCAACGCGTAAAGCGAAGCGGAGCTCGGGTTCTAACGTTGGGTCGCGTTCCCCGGACCCCGGGCGAAGCCGAACGCGTGTTGGCCCGCACCGTTCGAGCGGCGTTTCGCGAGGAGGAGGACCTGTTCCTATGA
- the asnB gene encoding asparagine synthase (glutamine-hydrolyzing) encodes MCGITGFYSPAGESPAVPFLDAMNSALRHRGPDDGGAWVSPDRRVGLAMRRLSIIDVGGGRQPVFNEDGSVAIVFNGEIYNFQDLRRELEAKGHRFATRSDTETIVHLYEEEGVDCVRRLRGMFAFALWDARKSRLFLARDRFGKKPLFYTAKDGGLVWASELQALKADPSFDRTLDPVALDLYLSLQYIPSPRTIYQNVHKLPPGHILVAEGSGPPRVERYWDLPIDKVPLSLSLSDAKTELRRRLTEAVRLRMVSEVPLGAFLSGGVDSSVIVGLMSQMSEKPVKTFSIGFDREEFTELPHAREVARRFGTDHTEFVVTPAAASVLPMLAKHYGEPYADASALPTYYVARETRRHVTVALNGDGGDENFAGYLRHRAALAAWRARFVPGAVWRAGAGLIAGSADRRGVKGLLWRARRFMEAAVEPDPVARHLGFVCFFPESLKKDLYTPAFAARLRDNAALDYLRGPFDRAASLDFVNRTLYTDFSTYLPECLMTKVDIASMAVSLEARSPLLDHEFVEFVFRLPGAWKLKGWTGGKWIFKEAFKDLLPPSIARRGKMGFGVPLGPWFRSELRTLFAETVLSSEAMGRGYFRPEAVRALWEEHQSGRRDHGYKLWALLMLEMWHRHA; translated from the coding sequence ATGTGCGGCATAACCGGTTTCTATTCCCCGGCGGGGGAATCGCCCGCGGTGCCCTTTTTGGACGCCATGAACAGCGCGCTCCGACACCGCGGTCCCGACGACGGCGGCGCCTGGGTGTCGCCCGACCGGCGGGTGGGCCTGGCCATGCGACGGCTGTCGATCATCGATGTCGGCGGCGGACGCCAGCCGGTGTTCAACGAGGACGGGTCGGTGGCCATCGTGTTCAACGGGGAAATTTACAATTTTCAGGATCTTCGACGGGAGTTGGAGGCCAAAGGGCACCGTTTCGCGACGCGGTCCGACACCGAAACCATCGTCCATCTGTACGAGGAGGAAGGCGTCGATTGCGTCCGCCGATTGAGGGGCATGTTCGCCTTCGCCTTGTGGGACGCGCGGAAAAGCCGTCTCTTTCTCGCGCGGGACCGGTTCGGTAAAAAACCTCTTTTCTACACGGCGAAAGACGGCGGTCTGGTCTGGGCCTCGGAGCTGCAGGCCCTGAAAGCGGACCCCTCGTTCGACCGGACCTTGGACCCCGTCGCGTTGGATCTGTATTTGAGCCTTCAATACATTCCAAGCCCCCGCACCATTTATCAAAACGTCCACAAATTGCCGCCGGGGCACATCCTGGTGGCGGAGGGGAGCGGGCCGCCGCGGGTGGAGCGCTATTGGGATTTGCCGATTGATAAAGTCCCGCTGTCCCTATCGCTCTCCGACGCAAAGACCGAGTTGCGGCGTCGCCTGACGGAGGCGGTTCGGCTCCGAATGGTCAGTGAAGTGCCCCTGGGCGCCTTCCTTTCCGGTGGGGTCGATTCCTCCGTTATCGTCGGCCTCATGAGCCAAATGTCCGAAAAACCCGTGAAGACGTTTTCCATCGGGTTCGACCGGGAGGAATTCACGGAATTGCCCCACGCGCGGGAGGTGGCCCGCCGGTTCGGAACGGACCACACGGAATTTGTCGTGACGCCCGCGGCGGCGTCCGTATTGCCGATGTTGGCGAAGCATTACGGGGAGCCTTACGCGGACGCCTCGGCCCTGCCCACGTATTACGTGGCCCGGGAAACGCGACGCCACGTGACGGTGGCGCTCAACGGCGACGGCGGGGACGAGAATTTTGCCGGGTACCTGCGCCACCGCGCCGCCCTGGCGGCCTGGCGCGCCCGCTTCGTGCCCGGCGCGGTGTGGCGGGCGGGCGCGGGGCTGATCGCCGGTTCCGCGGATCGACGCGGGGTGAAAGGCCTTTTGTGGCGGGCCCGGCGATTTATGGAGGCCGCCGTTGAACCGGACCCCGTCGCTCGCCACCTCGGGTTCGTGTGTTTCTTCCCCGAGTCGCTCAAGAAGGACCTGTACACCCCGGCGTTCGCCGCGCGACTGAGGGACAACGCGGCCTTGGATTATCTGCGGGGCCCCTTCGACCGGGCGGCGTCCCTGGATTTCGTGAACCGCACGCTCTACACGGATTTTTCGACCTATTTGCCGGAATGCCTCATGACCAAGGTCGACATCGCCAGCATGGCGGTGTCCCTTGAGGCGCGGTCCCCTTTGTTGGATCACGAGTTCGTGGAGTTCGTGTTCCGCTTGCCCGGGGCCTGGAAGCTCAAAGGATGGACGGGCGGCAAATGGATTTTCAAAGAGGCGTTCAAGGATTTGTTGCCCCCCTCCATCGCCCGCCGGGGAAAAATGGGGTTCGGCGTTCCGTTGGGCCCTTGGTTCCGGAGCGAACTCCGGACCCTGTTCGCGGAGACCGTCCTGTCCTCCGAAGCGATGGGCCGGGGGTATTTTCGACCCGAAGCGGTCCGGGCGCTGTGGGAAGAGCACCAATCCGGCCGCCGCGACCACGGCTACAAACTGTGGGCGTTGCTGATGCTGGAGATGTGGCACCGGCACGCATAA
- a CDS encoding MBL fold metallo-hydrolase, which yields MNQTPTSFRLTFHGGTDEVTGSRHLVEFGDTRLFLDCGLYQGHRHEALVKNRTFPVDPKTIKAVLLSHAHIDHSGGLPLLVKEGFAGPIHCTDATAELLKIMLMDSAMIQEEDAKFFNKLHAAEGLTIDPLYTQEDVEHTLALLEPRPYGAPISIADGVDASFSNAGHVLGSAMVHVGIKTLKRKRHLLFTGDLGRRESILMEPPKIPAHVDYLITESTYGGRRHAPIAEAESFLADVINRSEKDEGPILIPSFALERTQELVFILGKLLLEKRIKPIHIYVDSPMAIDITEIFEKNREHISLSEEFRRNAGREGDPFGLKTVRYVRSVEGSKKLTGTPGRKIIMAGSGMCEGGRILHHLRHLVGQDNTTILIVGHQAHGTLGRRLVEGAKQVRIFGLNHDVAAQVRVMSHLSSHADQDDLAWFVRGLSPRPVQTFLVHGDAPQREAFMERLRGEGINRLVAPRGGDSFELD from the coding sequence TTGAACCAGACACCGACGTCGTTTCGATTGACGTTCCACGGGGGCACCGACGAGGTCACCGGTTCGCGGCATCTGGTGGAGTTCGGGGACACGCGGCTCTTTTTGGATTGCGGCCTCTACCAGGGCCACCGGCACGAAGCGTTGGTCAAGAACCGCACGTTTCCCGTCGACCCGAAAACCATCAAAGCGGTGCTGTTGTCGCACGCCCACATCGACCATTCCGGCGGATTGCCCCTGTTGGTGAAGGAAGGGTTCGCCGGCCCCATTCACTGCACGGACGCTACCGCCGAATTGTTGAAGATCATGCTCATGGATTCCGCCATGATCCAGGAAGAGGACGCGAAGTTTTTCAACAAATTGCACGCCGCCGAGGGTCTGACCATCGACCCGCTCTACACCCAGGAGGACGTGGAGCACACGCTGGCGCTGCTGGAACCCCGGCCCTACGGCGCCCCGATTTCCATCGCCGACGGGGTCGACGCCTCCTTCAGCAACGCCGGGCACGTGTTGGGTTCGGCCATGGTGCACGTGGGCATCAAAACGCTCAAGCGCAAGCGCCACCTCCTGTTCACCGGCGACCTGGGCCGACGGGAATCCATTCTGATGGAGCCCCCGAAAATTCCCGCGCACGTCGATTACCTGATCACGGAATCCACCTACGGCGGACGGCGGCACGCGCCCATCGCCGAGGCCGAATCCTTTCTGGCCGACGTCATCAACCGATCGGAAAAAGACGAGGGCCCGATCCTGATCCCCAGCTTCGCCTTGGAACGCACGCAGGAACTCGTCTTCATTCTCGGGAAGTTGTTGCTAGAGAAACGCATCAAGCCCATCCACATTTATGTGGACAGTCCCATGGCCATCGACATCACGGAGATCTTCGAGAAGAACCGCGAGCACATCAGTTTGTCGGAGGAGTTCCGTCGTAACGCCGGGCGGGAGGGGGATCCGTTCGGGCTTAAGACGGTCCGCTACGTCCGCTCGGTGGAGGGATCAAAGAAACTGACGGGCACGCCCGGCCGTAAAATCATCATGGCCGGGTCGGGCATGTGCGAGGGCGGGCGCATCTTGCACCACCTGCGCCACCTGGTGGGGCAGGACAACACCACGATTCTCATCGTCGGTCACCAGGCCCACGGCACCCTGGGGCGGCGTTTGGTGGAGGGGGCCAAGCAGGTGCGGATATTTGGATTGAACCACGACGTGGCCGCCCAGGTGCGCGTCATGTCGCACCTGTCGTCCCACGCCGATCAGGACGACCTGGCGTGGTTCGTGCGGGGGCTATCGCCGCGGCCCGTGCAGACGTTCCTGGTGCACGGGGACGCGCCGCAGCGCGAGGCGTTCATGGAACGCCTGCGCGGCGAGGGGATCAACCGCCTCGTCGCCCCCCGCGGCGGGGACTCTTTCGAACTCGACTGA
- a CDS encoding NAD(P)/FAD-dependent oxidoreductase, whose product MKNGSSPQVLVIGGGAAGFMAAITAAAGAAVTLWERGPGVLAKVRISGGGRCNVTNALEDPRRFVENYPRGAKELLGAFHRFGAKDTRVWFESRGVALKTETDGRVFPLSDDSTTVVGALVAAARRAGVRVETGVSPIGLKREGGAFVADGRGVFRADRLLLATGSGAEGHAWARAFGHTIVPPVPSLFTLTVKDPRLAGLSGVAVPGARLALEGSALTSAGPVLVTHWGLSGPAVLRLSAWGARWLHEKKYNAVLRVNWTGENVIDVLGRLTETRKAFPRRRVAGDPMDLLPQRLWERLVAAAGVPPTARWADVGNDLLRRLAAEILDGRYAVSGKGVFKEEFVTAGGVALPEVDFKTMESRKTPGLFFAGEILDIDGVTGGFNFQNAWTTGWIAGRAMAGRRD is encoded by the coding sequence ATGAAGAACGGTTCGTCCCCTCAAGTCCTGGTGATCGGCGGTGGAGCCGCCGGGTTCATGGCCGCCATCACCGCGGCGGCGGGCGCCGCGGTGACGCTCTGGGAGCGAGGCCCCGGGGTCCTCGCCAAGGTGCGGATTTCCGGCGGAGGCCGGTGCAACGTCACGAACGCGTTGGAGGACCCCCGCCGTTTCGTCGAGAATTACCCGCGAGGTGCCAAGGAACTTTTGGGCGCCTTTCACCGTTTCGGCGCAAAAGACACGCGCGTGTGGTTTGAGTCGAGGGGCGTGGCCCTGAAAACCGAGACCGACGGCCGGGTGTTCCCTCTCTCCGACGATTCGACCACCGTCGTGGGCGCGCTGGTCGCGGCGGCTCGACGGGCGGGTGTGCGGGTGGAGACGGGCGTCTCCCCCATTGGCTTAAAGCGTGAAGGTGGGGCTTTCGTCGCCGACGGCCGCGGTGTTTTTCGGGCGGACCGCCTGCTGTTGGCCACGGGCTCGGGGGCCGAAGGGCACGCCTGGGCGCGGGCCTTCGGGCACACGATCGTCCCGCCGGTGCCGTCCCTCTTCACGTTAACGGTAAAAGACCCCCGTTTGGCGGGTCTGTCCGGTGTGGCGGTGCCGGGCGCGCGATTGGCGCTGGAGGGGTCGGCGTTGACGAGCGCGGGGCCGGTGCTCGTCACCCACTGGGGGCTGAGCGGCCCGGCGGTGTTGCGCCTCTCGGCCTGGGGCGCGCGGTGGCTGCACGAAAAAAAATACAACGCCGTCCTTCGGGTGAACTGGACGGGGGAAAACGTGATAGACGTTCTAGGGCGCTTGACCGAAACGCGCAAGGCGTTCCCCCGCCGCCGGGTCGCCGGGGACCCGATGGATCTCCTGCCCCAGCGATTGTGGGAACGGTTGGTGGCGGCGGCGGGCGTGCCGCCCACGGCCCGCTGGGCTGACGTCGGCAACGACCTCCTGCGGCGGTTGGCGGCGGAGATCCTCGATGGCCGTTACGCCGTTTCCGGCAAGGGCGTGTTCAAAGAGGAATTCGTCACCGCCGGGGGCGTGGCCCTGCCTGAGGTGGACTTTAAAACCATGGAGAGTCGGAAGACACCGGGGCTGTTCTTCGCCGGCGAAATATTGGATATTGACGGCGTCACCGGCGGTTTCAATTTTCAAAACGCTTGGACCACGGGATGGATCGCGGGCCGGGCCATGGCGGGGAGGCGGGATTGA
- a CDS encoding glycosyltransferase, with amino-acid sequence MSAAIPVTHVIPGLVLGGAETFLLRLLGALDRARFPARVIALQSGGVLADRVRALGVPVEELGVRGAFGAARAFARLRRLLAGETAVVQTWMYHADLLGGLAARFGGRAPVVWNVRQTTLTPELKKASTLRIARWCARLSRTVPRAVVCNSAAALEAHAAFGYARERLTVIPNGFDTAVFRPDPAARAAVRAELGVPPGAKLVGLVARFDPHKDHETFFAAAALLAARDPSVHFLLCGDGIDETNPALAEAIRQGGLESRCRLLGRRDDTPRLNAALDVATLTSVSEGFPNVVGEAMACGVPCVVTRAGDAAVLVGDTGRVVEPRDPAALAAAWAAELAAPPDERARRGAAARARIEAHYSLTAVAKRYADLYARVAGGEA; translated from the coding sequence GTGAGCGCGGCGATCCCCGTGACGCACGTGATCCCCGGGTTGGTGTTGGGCGGGGCGGAGACGTTTTTGTTGAGGCTCCTGGGCGCCCTGGACCGCGCGCGGTTTCCGGCGCGGGTGATCGCGCTCCAATCGGGCGGGGTGTTGGCCGACCGGGTGCGGGCCTTGGGCGTGCCCGTCGAGGAACTGGGCGTGCGGGGCGCGTTCGGCGCGGCGCGGGCCTTCGCGCGGCTGCGGCGGCTCCTCGCCGGCGAAACGGCGGTGGTGCAGACGTGGATGTACCACGCGGATTTGTTGGGCGGTTTGGCGGCGCGTTTCGGCGGGCGGGCGCCCGTGGTGTGGAACGTGCGGCAGACGACGCTGACGCCGGAACTGAAAAAAGCGTCGACGCTGCGGATCGCCCGTTGGTGCGCGCGCCTCTCGCGGACGGTGCCGCGGGCGGTGGTGTGCAACTCGGCGGCGGCGCTGGAAGCGCACGCGGCCTTCGGCTACGCCCGGGAACGGCTCACGGTGATCCCCAACGGGTTCGACACGGCGGTCTTTCGCCCGGACCCGGCGGCGCGCGCGGCCGTGCGCGCGGAGTTGGGTGTGCCGCCGGGGGCGAAACTCGTCGGCCTGGTGGCCCGGTTCGACCCGCACAAGGACCACGAAACCTTTTTCGCGGCGGCGGCGCTGTTGGCCGCGCGGGACCCGTCGGTCCATTTCCTCCTCTGCGGGGACGGCATCGACGAGACGAACCCCGCCTTGGCCGAGGCGATCCGCCAAGGGGGCCTGGAATCCCGCTGCCGGCTCTTGGGCCGGCGGGACGACACGCCGCGGCTGAACGCGGCCTTGGACGTGGCGACGTTGACCTCCGTGAGCGAAGGCTTCCCGAACGTGGTGGGCGAAGCCATGGCCTGCGGCGTGCCCTGCGTGGTAACGCGCGCGGGCGACGCGGCGGTTTTGGTGGGTGACACGGGGCGCGTGGTCGAGCCGCGCGACCCCGCGGCCCTGGCCGCCGCCTGGGCCGCCGAGCTGGCCGCGCCCCCCGACGAACGCGCGCGGCGCGGCGCGGCGGCCCGCGCGCGGATCGAGGCGCACTATTCCCTTACCGCCGTGGCGAAACGGTACGCGGACCTTTACGCGCGGGTGGCGGGGGGCGAGGCGTGA
- a CDS encoding D-glycerate dehydrogenase, with the protein MKTVLVTRRVPEPGLALLRSRGFRVVVPEKDRPLPRADLLRWVKNADGLLTQLVDRVDAGVFAAAPRLRVVANYAVGHDNIDKEAARERGVVVTNTPDVLTEATAEMAWALLLGAARRIVEGDRGVRAGDFKGWAPGLHLGQGVSGKILGVVGAGRIGAAVARMSTGFRMRVLYWGRSRNRVLEKAVGARRVPLDRLLRESDFVTLHVPGSAATRHMIGRRELALMKPTAVLVNTARGTIVDEKALVTVLRKKRVFAAGLDVYEKEPLLAPGLARLPNAVLAPHAGSATLETRTRMATLAAGNIAAVLAGHKPLTPV; encoded by the coding sequence ATGAAAACCGTTTTGGTCACCCGGCGGGTTCCGGAGCCGGGGCTGGCGCTGTTGCGGTCGCGGGGGTTTCGGGTGGTCGTCCCGGAGAAGGACCGGCCCCTGCCGCGGGCGGATTTGCTGCGGTGGGTGAAGAACGCCGACGGTCTCTTGACCCAACTTGTGGACCGGGTCGATGCCGGAGTCTTTGCGGCGGCGCCGCGCCTGCGCGTCGTGGCCAACTACGCGGTGGGGCACGACAACATTGACAAAGAGGCCGCCCGAGAGCGGGGGGTGGTGGTGACCAACACGCCGGACGTTTTGACCGAGGCCACCGCCGAGATGGCTTGGGCGCTGCTCTTGGGGGCGGCGCGCCGCATCGTCGAGGGCGACCGCGGGGTCCGGGCGGGCGATTTCAAAGGCTGGGCGCCGGGATTGCACCTCGGTCAGGGAGTGAGTGGAAAGATTTTGGGTGTGGTGGGCGCGGGCCGCATCGGCGCGGCCGTGGCGCGCATGTCAACGGGGTTCCGCATGCGGGTGTTGTATTGGGGACGGTCCCGAAACCGGGTATTGGAAAAAGCGGTGGGGGCGCGGCGGGTGCCCCTGGACCGCCTGTTGCGGGAGAGCGATTTCGTGACACTCCACGTGCCCGGGTCGGCCGCCACACGACACATGATCGGACGGCGGGAACTCGCCCTCATGAAACCCACGGCGGTGTTGGTGAACACGGCCCGGGGAACGATCGTCGATGAAAAGGCGTTGGTCACGGTGTTGCGGAAAAAGAGAGTCTTCGCGGCGGGTTTGGATGTTTACGAAAAAGAACCGCTCCTGGCGCCGGGGTTGGCCCGGTTGCCGAACGCGGTGCTGGCGCCCCACGCCGGATCGGCCACTTTGGAAACACGGACCCGCATGGCCACCCTGGCGGCGGGAAACATCGCCGCCGTCCTGGCGGGGCACAAACCGCTCACGCCTGTTTAA